The following coding sequences are from one Pseudomonadota bacterium window:
- a CDS encoding thioredoxin domain-containing protein gives MKTITRQCILISILCLSVALPVWSQQEVPEAAKERFKSGIALIEKAEKPADFLAAMTEFEAAAALAPKWPDIHYNLAQLAAETDKPAKAIKEYRAYLALAPGETDQVKVEGEITRMNELMAIKRKVGLPGVKFVSMADGIAVLEVYPGTRVAKSSLERGDKIVGVDKQSVVGMKLVDFFRTIETSTQTAMQRSTTARLYGRVSKDRTGGDMVMLFVKSPGVNPQRMVPCKKDMFRSQIVEIEEDEFEAEVLKESLPVVVMFWNSGCQPCSESIPIVEAESIKYAGKVKFVNVNVDENKNLARQLAVKGVPTLMVFKGGSAISTNTGRLDKNKVEEIMQSAAAGQGGMSIR, from the coding sequence ATGAAAACCATCACTAGACAATGTATCTTGATATCAATTTTATGCCTGTCTGTCGCTTTGCCTGTCTGGAGCCAGCAGGAAGTCCCAGAAGCAGCAAAAGAGCGATTCAAGTCCGGAATCGCCTTGATCGAAAAGGCTGAAAAACCTGCCGATTTCCTTGCTGCCATGACCGAATTTGAGGCCGCCGCCGCCCTGGCCCCTAAATGGCCCGATATCCACTACAATTTAGCACAACTGGCCGCGGAAACGGACAAGCCGGCCAAGGCCATCAAGGAGTACCGTGCGTACCTGGCCCTGGCGCCGGGTGAGACCGACCAGGTCAAGGTCGAGGGGGAGATAACCCGGATGAACGAGTTGATGGCAATCAAGCGTAAGGTCGGCCTGCCGGGCGTCAAATTTGTCTCGATGGCAGACGGCATCGCGGTGCTTGAGGTTTATCCCGGAACGAGGGTCGCCAAAAGCAGCCTGGAGCGGGGAGACAAGATAGTCGGCGTTGATAAACAATCAGTTGTAGGGATGAAGCTTGTTGACTTTTTCAGGACTATCGAGACCAGCACCCAGACTGCCATGCAGAGGAGCACTACGGCGAGACTCTATGGACGGGTTTCCAAAGATCGGACAGGCGGGGATATGGTTATGCTTTTTGTGAAATCGCCGGGAGTAAATCCGCAGCGTATGGTGCCCTGTAAAAAAGATATGTTCCGCTCACAAATAGTAGAGATCGAAGAGGATGAGTTCGAGGCTGAAGTGCTCAAGGAGAGTCTGCCGGTGGTGGTGATGTTTTGGAACAGCGGGTGCCAGCCCTGCAGCGAATCCATTCCCATCGTCGAGGCGGAAAGCATTAAGTACGCCGGCAAGGTGAAGTTTGTCAACGTCAATGTAGACGAGAACAAAAACCTTGCCAGACAATTGGCAGTCAAGGGGGTTCCGACCCTGATGGTGTTTAAGGGCGGAAGTGCAATATCAACCAATACCGGCAGGCTTGACAAGAATAAAGTGGAGGAGATTATGCAGAGCGCTGCTGCCGGGCAGGGAGGTATGTCGATACGGTAA